The DNA segment attaaatcacccccgagtcttttctgtaaactaaagaagcccaaatccctcagcctctcctcctaggtcctCCTTTAAAAACATTATAGACTGTCATAAGCCAGCTATAAACAGCATGTTGATTAGTGGAAGTCAATTATGTATTAAAAATCAAACTCTGTGACTTATTTATACATGAAACTTCAATGCACAGTGTGACTCATCCATTGTTTAGCATCGTCATAATCGGTGTCTAGTAACATGCAGTCACACACAGCTCAATGCTGGACTTGAATATTAGCTTCAGCCCTGATCTACATTACAGAATTACCTTGGGATAAGTACATccctcaggctacatctatactaccacAGAAGAAAGGTTTGATGTCACATGTCTCACTTGGAAGCACGAAATcgagctctcaggggtcacaatAGAgtcctgtactcctcacaacaaacgaggagtaagagaagtcaaagGGAGAAGCTTTCCTgctgaccttcccctgtatagacagataagttagctgagtgcaggtATAATCAATTTTAACTGTGCAATTAGCATCACTAGAATTGTGGATCTGAAGTTGACTGTTTATACCTAGTCTAGGCATAGTTTCAGGGGTGTGACCaacccacacccctgagcaaaGTAGTTATACAAGCCTAAGTGCTGGGGAGGACAATGCTACATCCATGGGGCAGCTTTTCCTGCCACTGTAGCTGTTGCCTCTCATGGAGGTGGAGTTATTAAGACAATGGGAGCACACTTCCACACCCTGGCACAAAGGGCCTTCAGCAGAAGGGTGCCAGTGGTTCACCAGTGCACATTTTGAATGCAGACCTCCAAGTCTGCATCAACTGCCTGTCAAGCCATCAACGTTCTGCCCAGCTATCCATTATTCTGCTTTTTAAATTACCCATTCTAAACATTTTCTGTGGTTTCTTTGTGGTGATTAGGCATTTGGATAAGTTTTTAAACTCTCTTGGAGGGTGTCTTTTAGAAGCACCGTTAAACTTTTATGTGTTGGTTCTCTGACTAAGccttttattcttttctgttttctcccCTTTCTCTTAGGGTGAATGTTCTCAGAAGTGCTACGATATCTTTGTGTTGGAAACTGTTTGCGTGGCTTGGTTTTCCTTTGAGTTCCTCCTGCGCTCCATTCAGGCGGAAAGCAAGTGCGCCTTCCTGAAGACCCCTCTCAACATCATCGACATCTTGGCCATCTTACCATTCTACATCTCTCTGATAGTGGATATGGTCTCTGccaaaaacagcagcagcaagcctggCAGTGGAGTGGGAAACAAGTACTTGGAGCGAGTAGGCCTGGTTCTGCGTTTTCTGCGGGCTCTCCGCATCCTGTATGTCATGAGGCTGGCGCGCcattccctggggctgcagacacTGGGACTCACTGTGCGCCGCTGCACCAGGGAATTTGGACTCCTTGTCCTCTTCCTTTGTGTTGCCATGGCACTCTTTTCCCCACTGGTTTATTTAGCAGAGCGTGAACTGGGAGCCAAGCAAGAATTCACTAGTGTTCCCACCAGCTATTGGTGGGCTGTTATCTCCATGACGACTGTAGGCTATGGAGACATGGTACCTCGGAGCATTCCGGGACAGGTAGTAGCCCTGAGCAGTATTTTAAGTGGTATTTTACTGATGGCTTTCCCAGTCACTTCCATCTTCCACACTTTTTCACGCTCCTACACAGAGCTAAAGGAGCAACAGCAGCGAGCTGCAAGCAGACAGTTGTACCAGCCTGAGGAAACCACCAAATTCCCAATGGTGGACAGTTCTCATGGAGCAGGAACCACCGCCTCCTCACTAGACATGACTGGAGAGTGGTGTCAGCCAGCAATGAACCAGGAAGACAAGCAAAGTTGTTGATGGCAAAAGACTTAGCCAATAGCATTGAACTAGTGAATGGAAGAGTTCCAGATTGCAAACAAAAGCCTATGAAACTAGCATAAACCAGGGTACACGGTGAGACTTGTACAAGAGACTGGCCTTATGAGTAACCTGGTCCTACAAGAGCACCCGAGTGTGTCTAAAAACATGGAGTGCAGTTCTGCTCCCTCCTTTGTAGAAGGCTACTTTTGTTGAGCAATGGAATTGGGGCAGCCCCCAAGGAACAGTTGCTTAAGCCAGGTTTCCGCTATGTCCACTAACAAATAAATGGGGAGACAGAAGTTACCCTAAGACTATCCATTGGTGGTGGAAATACGGGTGCCATTTATTGTACATAAGCTTCTGTGTGCTGAGAATGACCCCCAAACCCTTATTCCCTGATGCACAATGGATTCACTTTACAAGGCCCCTCCTTAGGGCATACATCTCAATACATAAAAGGGTACAGTTGAAAGAGGCGGTGAGAGGTTTGCCTTGGGCAGCAGAAGGGCAAATTTATCCATAGTCCCTTGGCTTTTAatagtgttttggttttttttctttaaattgggAACCATAATCTGGGTTGCCTGCTGACAGGTCTGTCTTGGACTCTTGCTCTTTAAGCATTATTTAGTAAACACGCATCTCTACCCCTCTAGCCTTTGCACCCTTCGCCCTGATGACAGACTTATACACGGACGACTTTGTTGACAATACTGAACGGCAGCTTGTTTGCTGTTGCTGTCATTTGCATAGCTCTTCCAAAGAAATCGTTCCcctctttgccttctccttccTGTGTTTTAAAAAGACTGTTTAACTTATAAGCAAAAATCTAAAGCACCAGCCCAGCAGGAATATATACTTACAGCAAGGCAGGCTGGGAAGAGTTGCAGACGCTCATGTCTGCCGAGTTTTCTGCAGCGGTATTGAAGAGGCTTGCTTCAAACCCATTGAGTCCAGGGGAGTCTTTCCACAGACTGATTCTCTAAGTCTGTGCCACAAACTCCCTTTCATTTTTTGTTCATGGAATCAAATTTTCCATATCATGTGCATCGATGAGCACTGCACCCCATGCTGTTAGTCTCCCGTGAGCTGTGTAGCTGGCTCAGTTCAGCCTGTCACGGACATCTTGACATATGCCTAATACTGCGTAACAGTTAATAAAAATACCATCCCAGGGCAGCTCATTCTTTACCGCTGTTGGAACATTACACTGCCCTCTTCTGTACCGCTGCTGCTGTCAGGAAAGGAACAAACGTTATTACAGGTGTTTCCAACtcgtgcccccacccccccacctcggctTAGCGGCAAGGAGAATAACCCTACACTCGCAGACGACGGAAAGATGTAAAAggctgttttattttaataaaaactgtAACTTGATTCCGTATTGTTGTACcggcttttctttccctttcgAGGTGGTGCCACGTGCTCCAAGAGCCTCACACCTGATCGCAGCAATTTGCTCGCCCTGACTAGTGTCAAACAGTCATTAGCAGCACAATCAGAGcagaaatttggaaaaaaatcaatataaaaaaaaaggcggggggggcgggatgGGAATTCGAGCTAGCTGGTTGCAAACCTCCTCAGAGCTCACTGTCATTCAGTAGCTCTGGAACAGTTTCTGGACTGATGGTGCTcacctgcatcccctcccacTTACCCTGGTCTGCGTCCCTCCCCATGTTCTAGTGCTGGTGGCTGTGACCTCacatgtggggctggcagcagaagcCTGGGCAGCAGCAACAGTAGCAGGCCTGACTGCTGGGACCATGGGCATCCAAGATCTCCGttgacagggcaggggactggcagctgcagccttgAGCAGTAGGAGCAAAGGGCCTCGATGCCTTGAACGTGGATGCTTCTGAAAAGAGTAGTAGCCCCGGGGCTGGGGTTGGAATGGGAGGGGCACCttccactcccattgacttcaaagagaaTTATGGCCTgtcagaccccccccccaaggccaTACAGGCAGCACAGTAACATCCGGGGGAGCGGGTAGGGGAAGGACTTCTCCTTGTCTCTGCTGAGCCTCACATCTGAGCTGTGAAAATAGCCCCATGTTGATGTGAGCCACAGAAATGTCATGCTGGTTTTGTCCATGCACTAAGTTTCACCAAGAttagccctcccaccccacatcccccccaaCCTCCATAGGCTGCTAGGGAGCAGTGAAAGTTAGTAATAGGTTAGGAGCTATATACTGTCTCTTCCTACAAGAAAAGGAGCAAACGCCATTGCCCTCTTCCATGCCTGCCAACTGCTGCCAGCGTCCCCACAGCAGTGCGCTATTTAAGAGAGCTAGCGGGATCAGTAGTGAACCAGCCACACTACTAGCCCTATGGTTCTTTCCAGAGCACTACAGTGAAAATAGCCACACACGAGGTCTCTGAGTACTAGCTTACAGCGGTAAATTAGACTGAAGCTTCATACTGCTGGAGAATCACCACATACTGGTATAATTTGCTATTTTAAACTGGCCCAGGATTTTCACATCTGAAATCTACCAAGGTTCATCTTCAAGGCACAGCACCCGAGCTTGCTAAAATGGAAAATCAAGCTGTGCAGTACGGAAGCGATGAAGAGTGTTAAAGTATTCTTAATGCAAAACTTAAATTCAAGCCGTTCACAAATACACCAGCTGAATGCAAAAGAGAAAATCATTTCTTAATTCATCAACAGCACAGGCTGTTTATACATTATGCTAAACTCTGGACCCAGTGATCACACAAACTTTAAGGGCTAGTTTACAATGGATTTGAAGATGGCACTTGACCCAATGAGGGTTATCAATGTATCTGCTGAAGTCCATGAATTTAGAAATAtttgctgcttttttcctttttttttttttttcttttttaaaagagagagagagagagagagagagagaaaaagaggaagCATATCATGTTTTTTCCCccgacaaaacaaaaacaaccctatGCACTTGGAGGTTTATCAAATAGCAATTAGCAAGAGCCCCTTATGGACCAAACACTGGTATTAAACTAGTCTGTGGTTTTAGCTGTTTCTAAAGAATCCATCACTATCGCTAGCAGCTGGGTGATAGGTATTCACAATAGTAAGGACCCTGAAATGCTAAGGTCACTGGAAAGGTAGAAAAATAATGACTTTTTAGCTTACGGTCACAAAAGTAGTATTGTTGAGCTGCAATGATTAGTATGTACTGGCAGACCACAGACAGTATCTTATAGTTTCAAAAGCCATGTAATTAAATTACCACGTGCATGCAGTTCTTTGACTAATAAATCAACTACTGCAAAGACATATTACTCCTGTTACATAAAGCATGGCTTTTAATAAAGGTTCTGTTTGCATATTGAGGTGACAGGCCAGGAAAATATGAAGGAGGAACCCTTTAACCAAACTATTTTGGAAACCTTATCAACAAGTTTTATTGAACTGAGTATGAGGCAGGAGACACCCACAGGAGAGTGATTTTTATTCAGTAATAGGTGTTGTCATTGCTTAAGTGTATACCATTTGATCAGGAACCAGATAAAAGGCTTTATATTTCTACATCTCTGATACTGCATACAAGTGCTTTGGGAGCATTTTCATTCAGATGTTTCCATTGGTGAATCTGAGCTATTCCCTAACCCTCTGTCTGCAATTATTTGACCACGCTGCTAGGTATTCCTGTTTTTCATGTGTACTACATGTTTCTAAAGTACCATGATAACAAGAGAATTACCCGCATTGAATCCTTTACTAAGCATGCTCTTTCCTAAAGAATGCAAACAAACATTAATACCTCTTCTACAAATGGCCAGAGTTGCCAAGTTCTCTGATGGATGCCCTCTTTCCCACTTCTACCCACTGTAACATGAACACATTAGGAGATCTCATATGCCAGGTTAATTGAGTTGCACATGTATGCCTAACTGGTTACTTCAGTGTTTCAAACCCTGGCCTTTATTGTGAGTCTGAGGATATGTCGTCATCCTTAAAGCCTCAGCCTGAGGAGTTACGTGACGCAgggaatttcagctttcatttttaaaaaccaaagtaAACGTCTCGCACTTACAGCTGCCGACGTAAGATCTCAAAAATGTGAACTCAAAAGGTTCAAAAAGCAAATAAAGCCACACATTTATTAGTTtcattatttgttttgtttttaagataaCTGATACATAATTTGAACATTTTGGGCTGATAGTGTTGATAATTTAAGCACATAACTATGTTAAAGTGCTCAACATTTTATAGCAAAACCCAAAGACGGAGGGTTGGTGCAGTGCTACAGCAAAATCGGGTGCATGAGCTTTGACCATAAAAGACCCCTTGAGCTGTTTCCccatgtgctgatcatgccactgacatccACCTTCTTGCTGTATGGGGTGTCCCATcaccctgttctgctgggccagatcctctggtctcccacagGCAGGGCACACAGTTGGGATTACTGCACCCCTGCAatgcaatgcagacactgatttacttCAGGTGTAGGACGATGCAGTTCTAGAGCACAGCACACAGGAAATCAACCCCCCAAATATATCTATCCATCTCTGTGCAAAAGTTTTACACGGAGAGGGATCACCAAGTAAACCCCCTTTAGCAATTAAAGGAAGATATGGACCATGGTAGCATCCTCCAGGTAATAATTACTTACACTGGACTTGAACATAAATAAAATGTTTGCATTAAGCATacacagtaggatttaagtggttgtaagtgaaaacagacagatcaaggGAAATCACTAAATTGAAAAGAAAACACATAGCTCATTCTTACTTCACTAGGAAACTTAACACGTGTAGATTCTTACCCTAAATTGCTGTTCTCatgtcaggtaaaatcttcaaagCAGAGGCATTCTTCTTCTCAGATTTGGGTTAACAGCCTTTCATACTACTTTGTTTTTTCTCAGGCAAGCAGATTTAAAGGCAGTCAGAAGACAAAAACTGATAGCTTCCCACTGCTTAAATAAACTTTCACATAGGGTGGGAAACCTTTGCCCTATAACCCTGCCTCATTCCCCACAGAAAAAACACTGGattaaaatggctttcagtactaGGTGGTATGGACACATGTTTTGCTAGCACCAAACACCttctagacttacaggacaaaTGAGGCTGTCGTTAAGTTGATTACCCACTCGTTAGAGTTCTGGTGGGAGTAATGGCTCTCataagcacatttaaaactataaacagacttatattttgtatttctaacttcacacagAAGAATGATATGGTACACCAAGATAGGATATACAGATCCAGCaattgtaacattaaaatgaaTAGGTTACATGAAGTACTTAGTCCAAAGCATCACAGAgttatatgtatttatatttataaccAATTTTCATAACACATGGCATGACCATCACACAGCTGTTTACTATCTCTCAAGTTCTACATGGGAACTGAATCACGCAGAGGTAAAGGTTTATTCAAGGTCACACAGACAGGCCATGCGAGAGCTGGGAGACAGCCACcagcagggtggattgatttacaTCACAAAATTGAAAGCCTTGATTTAAAATCATCTGATTTTAAGCAACTTTTCCATTTATAAGTCAGTTCTTTTCTACATAAAGGTGCATTCTCATTCATTGATATAACCATTTACAACTAGACTATCTTTATACTAGCTTTGGCTACCTAGAATGACACACTACTCAGATACATATCTTTAAACACATTACAAAGCTTAACACTTTCATATTCTTATTAATTGTATGTTAGGAAATGGTGAATGATTGGTGGAGTCTTGAGTATTCAAATGATGAGAACTGAGTTCAGCACGGCTCCTGTAGAAGGAAATTATAAAATGGGGCGTGTGAGCCCACACTGTCAGGCTCAGGGGATGATCCTGATGAGATGCAAGATAGTGTCCCTTGCACTCAGAGGCCGTGCCCCAGTGCTGTGCTGACCTTGCCAATCCCTTGCATCCAGCAAACTacttccccagctcctcctccccacaatATAGTACATGACCTATTGTTTGATATGTAAAGCTTGATTTAAAACAATTACATTCCAcacttcctcccctgccccaaattcTTTCTTCACACTGTAAGGcaacttttaatgaaaaaatattgaCAGAGGCTCATGGATGAAGCTTAATTATTCTTTATTTAAATTCTTTAAGAGATTACAAGTAGTTTAGGCCTTTAATACATCTTGTATTTActtcagatttcattttaaaccaatttatttttcaaagaaagctcattattatttaaataaagaaaatccaatttaaattttttaaatatcTGATTTGTCTATTTTGTattccttcctcccttctcccccccgcctactcccccacaaaaaaaataaTGTTTATCCACCCTAGAACCTCAGATATTTGGAAGCACAGTCCTAACCTGTAATCTGAAGTCACTGTGTGCTGCATGATTACTCATATAGCAACCAAAGCCTGCTGGCCCTTTGTAGTGACAGTTAGCAGGACAAGGTCCCAGACCAGATAAACAATACAAAgtctttaaataataaaattcCTCTCTTACATATGAGCAGAATATAAAACAACAATCTATTTATAACTGATTTATTTAGCTGTTTTTAAATCACTGCAATTGATAAAAGAATGCGAGTGCCACAAAAATGTATCATACATTCAGCAAAGATATATTTAAAGTCATTGATTTCTTAATTCTGAGGTGCTCACTGCTACGGATAATGCCTTATATAGAAAAAGTTCTGTCACTTTGCTTTTAAAGCATTTTTCAAGATGAAGTTCAGGAGAGTTCCTGGCCAAGTATCCCAACTTTCTGAATGCTCTAAATAGAAAACTACTTTAGACACTAGTTCACCGGCTTCTCTTCCAGCATTTGCAGCACTGGCATGAAAGAATCATGTTCACAGAGCATACTGTTTTTGGTACTGAAGACAAACTGCTAAGTACCTGCACATCAAAGAGTCCCAAAAGCAGTAAGGGAAAAATCATGTTAATTTCAGCTTCAGCAATACCTGGAACACAAGGCCAAGAGACCTTTGGAACAATTCCTTAGCAGCCATTTAAACACTACAACCTCCATTTTATTCAacaatagaaagaaagaaaaaaaaaagtaagtacaAAAATCTTATTACTACAAgttattaaaaaaaccaaaccactaAAATGTGTCCGAAAGTGTTCGTATACAAGTAAAAATACAATCTTCATTTAAGCGGCGTACACCAGAAAGGACAATCGttccatttttcattaaaaagagaAAAGCCCAGATGTTCTTTTAACCCCTAGAACGTTTGAGAAAGGGAGAGGAATAAAACATTTGGAGCCTGCCTTGCCACATCCATCGCCTTTGTAAGGTCACTTCAGACATAAGAGAGAGTATGGTGTCAAACAAGCAGCCCAGTCAGAGTTTGACCATATCATTCTATGCCAGGCCCTCAGACTGAACAACTGTCCTGAGTTTGATTTGCCAGTGGTCCAGGTAGTCTCCTGCAGACACCACAGACGGAGACGTTCCGGCTTGTTACTGTGGGCTGTACCAATCTCCTTTGCATCCAGCAGCGCTCACCGCCTGGCCATCCTGCGGAAGTTCATTATGACAGCTCAGGATGATCAGCTCAACATGATGCTCAACCAGCAGTGCTCAGCATGATCGGCTCAGAGGCCGCTCCACAGAAACCTGAGGCTCCAGGTGAACACACGCTACTGTGCCACACCCATACAGCCCACTCCTGATCCCTTTGAAGGTAATGAGAATTTTGCCACTGGGACAGGATTTAGCTCCTAGAAGCACAGCTACTTCAAGAAATGCATGAAGGGTGGGATCCCAGAGGTCAAGACAACTAATCTGGGATTTATTTTAGAGCAAGATTACGAATTCAGAAACAAGGAGAGCCAAAGCATAACAGCAAAGGACAAATTGGTGTCAATTATCCTAAACCAAACATCCCTGATAGAACTGACTGTACTGCGACTACAGGCTTTGTCGCTTCATAAGAATATCTCCCCCGAGCTCTCCCCCAAGGAAGATGGCCCACACCTAATGTGTGGTAGAGCCAATTAGCGAGAATACCTGATTGAAAACAGAAGATGTGATTTCCCAGACTTGTTGCCTTATTTAAGATCATTCTCTTTTTGGAATGTTCTCAGAAACCAAAATGTCTCACTGGAAAGCTAACACTGCCCCAAACGCCAGTATCTGCAGCAAGGCAGCATGTACCTGGCAGGAAAAACAGAGTCTCTCAAAGAAGGCGGTCGCAGAAACTGTTTCCAGGACTCACTCATCTCTCTGTATTCATCTCCTGCAGGTCAAGGAAAGGCTCATTCTGGCAAATGGCTGAAGCAAACAGGCTGAATAGCAGAACCCTAAAACTGTATTCTACTTAGCACTGCTAGAGACATGCCAGTTCTCAGAAACGGCATGACGACTGATGTTGGCAAAGTATACGTAACACACAACTTAGATTATATAGAACATTATATGCCCTCCAGCTTTTTGAGTTTCCCTTGCGGCTAGTATCTGTCTTTCATAAAGTAAACAGCCTGAAAGATCTTAAATagtgaaaaaacaaattattCTCCTCTTCACATCTCTTCTTTTGTAGCATTTACATGCATGGCTaacaccagagagagagagagagcacaaactGGTTTCGTGCGGCATTCAGTAATAGTAATGTCTAACTACATTTTTAGAAAGCAGGGCCTGCTCTCTAGATTATGACTTCACTTCTCCTCCTCAAATTGTTCTCCTCTCCAAACCTTAATAAGCCATTTTAATTGCCATAGTTTTATTCCTGGATTTCCTTATTTCTCAACCACTACTTGAAGTTTTCACTGGCACTCTTGGCAATCCCTATATACTGGACCCATTAGCACTGTTGTAGCAATCCCACCAACCCACCGTGAATCACTCACACACCATCAATGACCCAGCTGTGTACCCCTATTCAGAAAGGGACCCATTCTCTTCCTGAAAGCAGCTGTTTCAAAGTAAGGCTACTTAATTATGTTAGACTCCCTCTGCCCTTAATTCGTTCTTCATCCCACCTGGTAACTAGCTCTGTCTATTTTAGATTCTACCACAGTGTCACCCACACCATAACCTCCCTGAAACTACCCCTCATCTTGATCTAGTCACTGCCACACCGATCCAGCAGTGTGTGTGCATAAACAGTACATTCACTTTTTATACTGGCGATTACTGGTCTACTGTAGGTTGCTCACTTACCTGTCTCAGTCCCTTTCTCCCATCCCACCATCCTGACCCACTGCACCCATCTTATTTGAAATTGACAGTACCTTCATACACCACTGAAATATCTAACTCTGCTATTCCAAACTTACTTCCAATGGACATACTTTATATAAATAGCTAAAAGATTCAGACAAAATATTCTATCATCTCCTCTGTGGTTTAACATTTCTTTAAATAGCATTAAAAACACAAAC comes from the Carettochelys insculpta isolate YL-2023 chromosome 2, ASM3395843v1, whole genome shotgun sequence genome and includes:
- the KCNG2 gene encoding voltage-gated potassium channel regulatory subunit KCNG2 isoform X2 codes for the protein MYQEMALLTGNADPKFTSYSYNNLENLCEVQTKKGFFYKKAKLLHPREDLCCLARLEDRTRHVIINVGGIKYRIPWTTLENCPLTRLGKLKSCSNYDEIMDICDDYDVSCNEFFFDRNPCAFRTIMTFLTAGKLRLLREMCALSFQEELVYWGIEEEHLEWCCKKRLRQKEEEAAEARLYEREMLISETPQCAFKDSSRSGLCMRKLRDMVENPHSGIPGKVFACVSVSFVAITAVSLCMSTMPDIREEEDRGECSQKCYDIFVLETVCVAWFSFEFLLRSIQAESKCAFLKTPLNIIDILAILPFYISLIVDMVSAKNSSSKPGSGVGNKYLERVGLVLRFLRALRILYVMRLARHSLGLQTLGLTVRRCTREFGLLVLFLCVAMALFSPLVYLAERELGAKQEFTSVPTSYWWAVISMTTVGYGDMVPRSIPGQVVALSSILSGILLMAFPVTSIFHTFSRSYTELKEQQQRAASRQLYQPEETTKFPMVDSSHGAGTTASSLDMTGEWCQPAMNQEDKQSC